DNA sequence from the Sphingomonas taxi genome:
GTTGGTCGCGCCCCTGATGCCGTCGGTACCGAAATATTTCCTTGCCATTGCGTGCGATCCGTTCCGCTATGCCGCTTGCTCGATCCCCCGATGCGCCAAGGAACCCGATGTCGCAAGCCACCCGTATCCTGCTGGCGCTCGTCGCCGGCATCGCGCTCGGTATCGCCGCGGTGGCGTTCGACAAGGATTGGGCGCTGCGCGTCACCGGCGTCACCCAGCCGATCGGCGAGGCGTGGCTGCACGGCCTGCAGATGGTGATCGTGCCGTTGATCGTCGGGCTGCTGGTGACTGGCATCGCCGCCACCGCCGAGGCGGCCCGGGCGGGGCGGATCGCCGGACGCGCGGTGGTGCTGTTCGTCGTCGTCCTGTGGTGCACGACGCTGATGTCGGCGATGGTGATGCCGGTGCTGCTCGATCTGTGGCCGCTGCCCGAGGCGTGGTCGGTCGCGCTGCGCAGCGCGCTGACCGCGACCGCGCCGCTCGGCAAGGTGCCGACGCTCGCCGATTTCTTCGCCACGATCGTGCCGACCAACGTCGTCGCGGCGGCATCGGGCGACGCCTTCCTGCCGCTAACCGTCTTCACGCTCGCCTTCGCCTTCGCGATCACCCGGCTGGAGGATGCGGCGCGGCAGCGGCTGACCGACCTGTTCCAGGCGATCACCGACGCGATGCTGGTCATCATCGGCTGGGTGTTGAAACTGGCGCCGATCGGCATCTTCGCGCTCGCCTACGGCGTCGGCGCGCGGACCGGCGCGGCGGCGTTCGGCGCGCTGATCCATTATATCGTGATGGTGTCGGCGATCGGACTGATCGTATTGCTCGCTGCCTATCCGGTGGCGCGCTTCGCCGGCGGCGTGCCGCTGCGCCGCTTCGCGCGCGCGGTGGC
Encoded proteins:
- a CDS encoding dicarboxylate/amino acid:cation symporter, translated to MSQATRILLALVAGIALGIAAVAFDKDWALRVTGVTQPIGEAWLHGLQMVIVPLIVGLLVTGIAATAEAARAGRIAGRAVVLFVVVLWCTTLMSAMVMPVLLDLWPLPEAWSVALRSALTATAPLGKVPTLADFFATIVPTNVVAAASGDAFLPLTVFTLAFAFAITRLEDAARQRLTDLFQAITDAMLVIIGWVLKLAPIGIFALAYGVGARTGAAAFGALIHYIVMVSAIGLIVLLAAYPVARFAGGVPLRRFARAVAPAQAVAISTQSSLASLPAMLKGSAEIGVAPATAGIVLPVAVAIFRATSPAMNLAVALYVAHWLGVPIGPGQLAAGIATAAITTMGSVSLPGTVSFFASVAPVAFAMGVPIEALGLLVAVETVPDLFRTVGNVTMDVAVTGVVGKRD